From Cannabis sativa cultivar Pink pepper isolate KNU-18-1 chromosome 8, ASM2916894v1, whole genome shotgun sequence, a single genomic window includes:
- the LOC115699746 gene encoding uncharacterized protein LOC115699746, which yields MQLQVQVDTTTLSYWLNWRVLLCSIWVFTPMVLALYIIWKYEDPHHSKSGAGEVEQSVDHSLCDNEAWRPSLKQIHPLWLLGFRLLAFFSLLTTLIFKIVISGATTFLYYTQLTFTLLTVYFGYGALLSIYGCYQYRLRNLRSNVYHVDTNTGQGSYMPLISKDTERNISNPKGDDCYEFQLPRIFTYVFEILFQMNAGAVMLTDSVFWFIIVPFLTIKDYNLSFMNVNLHSFNAILLLGDTALNCLQVPAFRITFFILWTGAFVIFQWIIHACVSFWWPYPFLDLSSPYAPVWYLLVAVMHIPCYGSFVLIVKMKRYLLTKWFPLSCQC from the exons ATGCAGCTACAGGTACAGGTTGACACTACAACCTTGAGTTATTGGTTGAACTGGAGAGTCCTTCTATGCTCAATTTGGGTGTTCACACCTATGGTTTTAgctttatatattatatggaAATATGAAGACCCCCACCATTCAAAATCTGGAGCAGGAGAAGTTGAGCAAAGTGTAGATCACTCTTTGTGTGACAATGAAGCTTGGAGACCAAGCCTTAAACAAATTCACCCCCTTTGGTTACTGGGTTTTCGACTTCTTGCATTCTTCTCACTTTTGACAAccttaattttcaaaattgttaTCAGTGGAGCTACCACATTTCTCTATTATACCCA ATTGACTTTTACCTTACTGACCGTTTATTTTGGG TATGGAGCCCTGCTATCAATTTATGGTTGTTACCAGTATAGACTAAGGAACTTGAGGTCAAATGTTTACCATGTTGATACAAATACCGGGCAAGGATCATACATGCCCCTCATCAGTAAAGATACAGAGAGGAACATCTCAAATCCAAAAGGAGATGACTGTTATGAGTTCCAACTGCCAAGGATTTTTACTTATGTTTTTGAGATTTTATTCCAG ATGAATGCTGGAGCAGTGATGCTTACTGATTCTGTCTTTTGGTTTATTATAGTCCCATTTCTTACTATCAAAGATTACAACCTAAGTTTT ATGAATGTGAACTTGCATTCATTCAATGCCATTTTACTCCTTGGCGATACAGCTTTGAATTGCTTG CAAGTTCCCGCCTTTCGTATTACTTTCTTCATTTTGTGGACTGGTGCTTTCGTCATTTTCCAGTGGATCATTCATGCATGTGTATCATTTTG GTGGCCCTATCCATTCCTTGACTTGTCATCTCCATATGCTCCAGTGTG GTACTTGCTGGTTGCAGTAATGCACATACCCTGCTATGGCTCATTTGTCTTGATTGTGAAAATGAAACGTTACTTGTTGACCAAATGGTTCCCATTGTCTTGTCAGTGTTGA